TCGTACTCATCAGGGGTCGGGGCCGGCGGGTACATCGGCTCCAGTGGCGCCTGCAAGCGCAGCAGCAAGTCCTACCCGGCGCTCTGGGCCGCCGCGAACGCGCCCGCGAGCTTCTCCTTCACCGCTTGCTCGGGCGCCCGAACGGGTGATGTTCTCAGCCGTCAGCTCGACCCGCTCACCCCCTCGACCGGGCTCGTCAGCATCAGCGTCGGCGGCAACGACGCCGGATTCGCCGACACCATGTCGACGTGCGTCTTCGGCTCCGACAGCGCCTGTCTGAACCGGGTCACCCAGGCCCGTACGTACATCGACGGCACCCTCCCCGGGCAGCTCGACTCGGTCTACTCCGCGATCAAGGCCAAGGCGCCCGCCGCCCGCGTCGTCGTGCTGGGCTATCCACGCTTCTATCGGATCGGCGGCGGGTGCAGCAGCGGCCTGAGCGAGAAGAAGCGGATCGCCATCAACGGGGCGGCCGACCACATCAACGCCGTCCTGGCCAAGCGCGCCGCCGACCACGGCTTCGCCTTCGGTGATGTGAACGCGACCTTCGCCGGACACGAGATCTGCTCCGGCGACGCGTGGCTGCACAGCGTGACGCTCCCCGTCGACGAGTCGTACCACCCCACCGCCCCGGGACAGTCCGGCGGCTATCTGCCGGTCTTCGCCTCGGCGGCCTGAGCCGCGAGCCGCGCCTCGGGTCCTGCGGTGGGCCTCACCCTCCGTGACTCATACCACGTCGTGTCGCCCGGCCCCGGCCTCCCCGGGGCCGGCGCGCCGCCGGACCCGCCCTTCCCGGCCGTTTCCCCTGGTCACCGGCTCCGCCCCCGCAAGGGGGCAATTCCGAGTAAATACCCCACAACGGAGTGTGATTACCGCCGGTTCGTCACTGCTTTCGCCCCGTCAACTCGCCCTCCGTGACAGCAGGTTCGCGCCAGGGCCGTCAACGCCCTTGACGGGGTGGTGAATCCGGGCTCCCGATGCGCGGGTGACGCGATGGGGCGATAGGGTTACTCTGCCTGGGCCGGGTGCCTCGTACGGGTGGGGAGTCTCAAATGGATCAGATAGCAATGCGCGGCAGGCCACGTGTGCCTGCCATCAACTGCGGAAACGGCGCCACCAGCGCGCGTCTCGACCGCCATCTCGCCGTGCTGGGCGGGCCCGCCCTGCCGCAGCGTGAGGTGGAGGGCGCGACGGTGCTGATGCGCGAGCTGACCGCGCGTGACCGCACGCGTACCAAGCAGAGCCGGACCGCCAGGGTCTCGCTGTTCGCACCGCTGCGACGGCTTCGCCGTTCGCTGTTCGGCAACCACAGCTGACCCGGGGCCCGGCCCCCGAACCTCGGAGCCCGGCAGCCCCACCACCCGGCACAGCGCCGACGGCCGCACCCCTTTTCCCCGGGGTCGACCGTCGGCGCTTCGGTGTGCCCGGCCCCACCGGCGCAGCGCGGACCGGCCCTGCGCGGCCCCGGCCGTGAGCCCGTCCGTCAGTCCGCTTCCGTTTCCGTTTCCGTTTCCGTTTCCGTTTCCGTTTCCGTTTCCGTTTCCGTTTCCGTTTCCGTTTCGAGGGTGACGGTGAAGGAGAACCGGTCGCCGCGGTAGCGGATGCGCGCGACGTCGACCGCGCGGCCGGTCTCGTCGTAGGTGACGCCCGTGTAGTGCAGGATCGGGCTGAGCAGCGGCACCTGGAGCAGCCGGGCCGTCTCCGGGTCCGCCAGGCGCGCCTCGACGGTGTCGGTGATGCGGCTGATGCGCACCCCGACCGCGTCGCGCAGCACCTTCGTCATCGGCCAGCGGGCGAGGTCCGCGAGGTCGATGCGCTCGGCCAGCTCGGGGCGGACGAGGTTCTCCGCCCAGTTCGTCGGCTCGCCCGACTCCTCGTCGCAGCGCAGCCGCCGGTAGGCCACCGCCTCGTCGATGTCCGGGAAGTACTCGGCCAGGTCGGCGGGGACCGGCACCGGGCCGTGGCCGAGCACGGCCGTGCGCTCGCCGGACTGCTGGGCCACGATCGTGTCCACCGAGCCGAGCAGCCGCACCGGCGAGCCGCGCCGGGCGCTCGGCTCGATGAAGGTGCCGCGCCGGCGGTGGCGGCTGATCAGCCCCTCCGCCTCCAGCTCCTTGAGCGCCTGCCGCATGGTGAGCACGCTGACGCCGTAGTGCTCGGCGAGGGCGTCCTCGGTGGGCAGCCGCAGCGGGTCGTGCGGGCGGCGCCCGAGTATCGAGGCGCGCAGGGACTGCGACACCTGGTACCAGAGCGGCAGCTTGCGGTTGAGCGCGAGGGAGTCGGGGGCGAAGGTGGTCACGGGAACTCCGGCTCTACTGCGGCACTGACGGCTGGGTCCTGCCGGGGCTCACGCCCCGGAGCCCCAATGGCGCTCCAGACCCTGCCACACCTCGTCGTACCCCTTCTGCAGGTGCCCCGCGGTCCGCGCCTGCTCGGTCGCCGTCACCGGCCAGCGCGTCTCGAACATGAACGCCAGCCCGTCGTCCACCTTCTGCGGCCGCAGCTCGGCCGCGCTCGCCTTGTCGAAGGTGTCCCGGTCCGGGCCGTGCGCGGACATCATGTTGTGCAGCGAGCCGCCGCCCGGGACGAATCCCCCCTTGCCGGCGGTCTTCGCGTCGTACGCGCCCTCGATCAGCCCCATGTACTCGCTCATCACGTTCCGGTGGAAGTACGGCGGCCGGAAGGTGTCCTCGCCGACGAGCCAGCGCGGTGCGAAGACCACGAAGTCGACGCCGGCCAGGCCCGGGGTGTCGGACGGCGAGGTGAGGACCGTGAAGATCGACGGGTCGGGGTGGTCGTAGCTGATCGTGCCGATCACATTGAAGCGGTGCAGGTCGTAGACGTACGGGGTGAGGTTGCCGTGCCAGGCGACGACGTCCAGCGGGGAGTGGCCGTACGTCGCCGACCAGAGGTTGCCGCAGAACTTGTTGATCACCTGGACGGGGCGCTCGACGTCCTCGAAGGCGGCGACGGGCGCGAGGAAGTCACGGGCGTTGGCCAGACCGTTGGCACCGATCGGGCCGAGGTCGGGGAGGACGAACGGGCGGCCGTAGTTCTCGCAGACGTAACCGCGGGCCTCGGGGTCCAGCAGCTCCACCCGGAAACGCACCCCGCGCGGGATCAGCGCCACATGCCCGGGCTCGGCGCGCAGCAGGCCGAACTCGGTGCGCAGCAGCAGCCCGCCGCGCTGGGGGACGATCAGCAGCTCGCCGTCGGCGTCACTGAACACCCGGTCGGACATCGAGGCATTGGCGGCGTAGAGGTGCACGGCCATGCCCGTGCGCTGGGTGACGTCGCCGTTGCCGCCGAGGGTCCACAGCCCGGCGAGGAAGTCCGTGCCCGGGGCCGGCTCGGGCAGCGGGTCCCAGCGCAGCCGGTTGGGGTCCGGGACGGTCTCGGTGAACGGCGCGCTGCGCAGGCCGCCGTTGTCGATCCGGGTGAACGGCGGGTGGGCCGCGGACGGGCGGATCCGGTAGAGCCACGAGCGCTGGTTGCTGTGCCGGGGCTCGGTGAACGCGCTGCCGCTCAGCTGCTCCGCGTACAGCCCCAGCGGTGCCCGCTGCGGTGAATTGCGGCCGTGCGGCAGGGCCCCGGGGACGGCTTCGGTGCTGTGCTCGTTGCCGAAGCCGGACGAGTGGACCAGCCCTTCGGCCGTCTTGCGCGCCTGCTCGTTGTCCGTACCGCTCATCGCGTGCTCCCGCTGCCGGTGGATTCCTATGGAAGACCGTAGGATTCCTGGCCGGGCGCGTCAATGGATCAGTTCACCGACGCGCGGGAGCGCGGGCGCGGCGGGTCGTGTCGCTGGGCACCTCCGCTGCGCGACGGTGTCCTCAATCTCCCCCGGCTACCGCTGGGGGCGCCTTCCAGCGGTAACCGGGGAGATGGCCGACGCGCCCGCAGGGCGCTCGCCCGCCGCAGGCGGCACAGATGGTCCGCAGCCGAGGATCCGCCGGACAGGCGAGAGATACCGGTCGGTAGGGTCGGCCCGACCGAGCGTCACCGCCGCCGTCCCCGGGAGGGACCGATGAGCCGACCCCACAGCAGCGCCCCGACCGGCCCGGCGAGTGCCCTGCGGATCTGCCCGCTGTGCGAGGCCACCTGCGGGCTGACCCTCACGCTGGAGGGCGGGCGCGTGACCGGCGCCCGAGGCGACCGCGCCGACGTCTTCAGCCGGGGCTTCGTCTGCCCCAAGGGCGCCGCCTTCGGCGAGCTGGACGCCGACCCGGACCGGCTCGCCCGCCCCCTCGTGCGCCACGACGGACAGCTGCGGGAGACGGGCTGGGACGAGGCGTTCGCCGCGGTCGCGCGCGGACTGCGCCCGGTCGTCGAGGAGTACGGGCCGCAGGCCGTGGCCACCGTCCTCGGCAATCCCAACGCGCACACCATGGCGGGGGCGCTCTACCCGCCGCTCCTGATCGGGGCACTGGGCAGCCGCAACGTCTTCACCGCGAGCACGCTCGACCAGATGCCCAAGCACGTCTCCAGCGGGCTGCTCTACGGCGACGCGATGGCGGTGCCCGTGCCCGACCTGGACCGCACCGACCATCTGTTGATGATCGGGGCCAACCCGCTCGACTCCAACGGCAGCCTGTGCACCGCCCCGGACTTCCCCGGCCGCCTCAAGGCGCTCCGGCGGCGCGGCGGACGGCTCGTCGTGATCGACCCGCGCCGCACCCGCACCGCCGCCCTCGCCGACCGGCACGTGGCGATCCGGCCCGGCGCCGACGCGCTGCTGCTCTTCGCTGTCGTCCACACGCTCTTCGCGGACGGTCTCGTGCGCCCCGGCCCGCTCGACGCGCACGTCACGGGCGTGGCGGAAGTGCGGCGACTGGCCGGGGACTTCACCCCCGAAGCCGTGGCCGGGGCGTGCGACGTGCCCGCCGAGGAGATCCGCGCCCTCGCCCGCGAGCTGGCCGCGGCTCCGCGCGCCGCCGTCTACGGCCGCATCGGCAGCACGACCGTCACCTTCGGCACGCTCACCAGCTGGCTGATCGACGTACTCAACATCCTCACCGGCAACCTCGACCGGCCGGGCGGCGCGATGTTCCCGCTCTCCGCCACCGCCGCCGCGCCCCGCCCGCCCCGGCCGGGCCGGGGCTTCGCCCTCGGCCGCTGGCACAGCCGGGTCGGCGGACACCCCGAGGCGAAGTCGGAACTGCCTGTCGCCGCGCTGGCTGAGGAGATCGACACACCGGGGGAGGGGCAGGTCCGGGCGCTCGTCTCCATCGCCGCCAACCCGGTGCTCTCCGCGCCGAACGGCGACCGGCTCGACCGGGCCCTGGCCGGGCTCGACTTCATGGTCAGCGTCGACCCCTATCTCAACGAGACCGCCCGCCACGCGCACGTCGTCCTGCCGCCGCCCCCGCCCAGCCGCAGCGCCCACTTCGACTTCACCTTCAACGCCTTCGCCGTCCGCAACCAGGTGCGCTACACCCGGCCGCCGGTCCCCCTCGGCGACGACCGCCCCGACGAGGCCGAGATCCTCGCCCGGCTCGTCCTGTGCGCCGGCGGCCACCCGGGCGCCGACCACCGCTCGGTCGACACCTCCGTCATCACCCGCACCCTGGGCAAGGCCGTCACCGACCCGCTCTCCCCGGTGCACGGCCACGACCCCGCCGCCCTCGCCGAGCGCCTCACCGGACTGACGGGCGCCGAGCGACGGCTCGACCTGATGCTGCGCCTGGGCCCCTACGGCGAGGGCTTCGGCGCCGACCCGCACGGTCTGACGCTGGAGAAGCTGCTCGCCCACCCGCACGGCATCGATCTGGGGCCGCTCACCCCGCGCGTGCCCGAGCTGCTGCGGACCCGCAGCGGGAAGATCGAGCTGTGC
The window above is part of the Streptomyces syringium genome. Proteins encoded here:
- a CDS encoding molybdopterin oxidoreductase family protein, translated to MSRPHSSAPTGPASALRICPLCEATCGLTLTLEGGRVTGARGDRADVFSRGFVCPKGAAFGELDADPDRLARPLVRHDGQLRETGWDEAFAAVARGLRPVVEEYGPQAVATVLGNPNAHTMAGALYPPLLIGALGSRNVFTASTLDQMPKHVSSGLLYGDAMAVPVPDLDRTDHLLMIGANPLDSNGSLCTAPDFPGRLKALRRRGGRLVVIDPRRTRTAALADRHVAIRPGADALLLFAVVHTLFADGLVRPGPLDAHVTGVAEVRRLAGDFTPEAVAGACDVPAEEIRALARELAAAPRAAVYGRIGSTTVTFGTLTSWLIDVLNILTGNLDRPGGAMFPLSATAAAPRPPRPGRGFALGRWHSRVGGHPEAKSELPVAALAEEIDTPGEGQVRALVSIAANPVLSAPNGDRLDRALAGLDFMVSVDPYLNETARHAHVVLPPPPPSRSAHFDFTFNAFAVRNQVRYTRPPVPLGDDRPDEAEILARLVLCAGGHPGADHRSVDTSVITRTLGKAVTDPLSPVHGHDPAALAERLTGLTGAERRLDLMLRLGPYGEGFGADPHGLTLEKLLAHPHGIDLGPLTPRVPELLRTRSGKIELCPEPLVSETLRLRRSLEESAASPDSLVLVGRRHLRSNNSWMHNVPALTGGSNRCTLQVHPEDAARLGLLDGGGARVTGDGGTVEAPVEITDTVRRGVVSLPHGWGHDRPGTRLSVAAGTPGVNVNALSDGTRLDPLSGTAVLNGYPVRVTPVTLAPLATTP
- a CDS encoding GntR family transcriptional regulator, translated to MTTFAPDSLALNRKLPLWYQVSQSLRASILGRRPHDPLRLPTEDALAEHYGVSVLTMRQALKELEAEGLISRHRRRGTFIEPSARRGSPVRLLGSVDTIVAQQSGERTAVLGHGPVPVPADLAEYFPDIDEAVAYRRLRCDEESGEPTNWAENLVRPELAERIDLADLARWPMTKVLRDAVGVRISRITDTVEARLADPETARLLQVPLLSPILHYTGVTYDETGRAVDVARIRYRGDRFSFTVTLETETETETETETETETETETETEAD
- a CDS encoding SGNH/GDSL hydrolase family protein; amino-acid sequence: MKLSTLTGSLSALVLAAVCALSGAGAVQAGERSSTPAYVALGDSYSSGVGAGGYIGSSGACKRSSKSYPALWAAANAPASFSFTACSGARTGDVLSRQLDPLTPSTGLVSISVGGNDAGFADTMSTCVFGSDSACLNRVTQARTYIDGTLPGQLDSVYSAIKAKAPAARVVVLGYPRFYRIGGGCSSGLSEKKRIAINGAADHINAVLAKRAADHGFAFGDVNATFAGHEICSGDAWLHSVTLPVDESYHPTAPGQSGGYLPVFASAA
- the hmgA gene encoding homogentisate 1,2-dioxygenase; this encodes MSGTDNEQARKTAEGLVHSSGFGNEHSTEAVPGALPHGRNSPQRAPLGLYAEQLSGSAFTEPRHSNQRSWLYRIRPSAAHPPFTRIDNGGLRSAPFTETVPDPNRLRWDPLPEPAPGTDFLAGLWTLGGNGDVTQRTGMAVHLYAANASMSDRVFSDADGELLIVPQRGGLLLRTEFGLLRAEPGHVALIPRGVRFRVELLDPEARGYVCENYGRPFVLPDLGPIGANGLANARDFLAPVAAFEDVERPVQVINKFCGNLWSATYGHSPLDVVAWHGNLTPYVYDLHRFNVIGTISYDHPDPSIFTVLTSPSDTPGLAGVDFVVFAPRWLVGEDTFRPPYFHRNVMSEYMGLIEGAYDAKTAGKGGFVPGGGSLHNMMSAHGPDRDTFDKASAAELRPQKVDDGLAFMFETRWPVTATEQARTAGHLQKGYDEVWQGLERHWGSGA